From one Dermacentor silvarum isolate Dsil-2018 chromosome 3, BIME_Dsil_1.4, whole genome shotgun sequence genomic stretch:
- the LOC125944450 gene encoding uncharacterized protein LOC125944450 → MSSSARAGSAAASGRGNRSSVAPPGYRYVLPTLPSGETMKECLFLHCDVTGRPYRLEDFRDPLQKLGVLKDVTGIGPFQMTHVWLIKLRTPEAKEVLVNAGGLEVKGRFCAVIDAVQQDITLKVHWVPFHITGEALKRTFDHYGEVKEVRQEDWKVRGFEQAESTTRIVRMTLREDLTPDALPHLFKIFGGSVLVVVPGRAPICLRCRRKGHIRRDCRVPRCAQCREFGHEAQDCVRTYARVTGSKQPEDEGLELMEEEVTEKLTASLETQAEQVASDAEKVATPSASTQEDTAGRKQRQRRMQEEVTTPPAPEDADHGRDELNVAMVAEPDTPYETPDETATEEPATPSKRHRRDAPDEETQGEGVQRLEPQWMEVRSTRAKKGKYAPAQRSASLTREGEATQ, encoded by the coding sequence ATGTCGAGCTCTGCAAGAGCAGGTTCAGCGGCCGCGTCTGGCCGTGGTAACAGGTCTTCTGTCGCCCCACCGGGTTATCGGTATGTACTACCGACTTTGCCATCAGGAGAAACTATGAAGGAGTGTTTGTTTTTACACTGTGACGTGACCGGGAGACCATACCGCCTCGAAGACTTCCGTGACCCGCTGCAAAAGCTGGGTGTACTGAAAGACGTGACTGGTATAGGGCCCTTCCAAATGACGCATGTGTGGCTGATCAAGCTAAGAACGCCAGAGGCAAAGGAAGTGCTGGTTAACGCGGGTGGCTTGGAGGTCAAAGGGCGTTTTTGCGCCGTCATTGACGCTGTACAGCAAGACATCACACTCAAAGTGCACTGGGTGCCATTTCACATTACCGGGGAAGCACTGAAGAGGACTTTCGACCACTATGGCGAAGTGAAAGAAGTACGACAAGAGGATTGGAAGGTGAGAGGTTTTGAACAAGCCGAGTCCACTACGCGTATTGTGCGGATGACGCTCCGAGAGGATTTAACACCGGACGCTTTGCCCCATTTGTTCAAGATCTTTGGTGGTTCAGTGCTCGTCGTCGTTCCCGGCAGAGCTCCAATTTGCCTTCGTTGTCGACGCAAAGGACACATTAGGCGAGACTGCAGAGTGCCAAGATGTGCTCAGTGCCGGGAATTCGGCCATGAAGCACAAGACTGTGTGCGTACATATGCAAGAGTTACTGGCAGCAAGCAACCTGAAGACGAGGGTCTCGAATTGATGGAGGAAGAGGTAACGGAGAAGCTGACAGCGTCCTTAGAAACGCAGGCTGAACAGGTGGCTAGTGACGCGGAAAAGGTGGCAACGCCATCCGCGTCGACACAGGAGGACActgcaggaagaaagcagaggCAAAGAAGAATGCAGGAAGAAGTGACGACACCTCCTGCACCCGAAGACGCGGATCATGGGCGTGACGAGCTGAACGTGGCGATGGTCGCGGAGCCAGACACACCATATGAGACGCCTGATGAGACGGCCACTGAGGAGCCTGCTACACCTTCCAAACGGCATCGACGTGATGCTCCAGATGAGGAGACGCAGGGGGAAGGTGTTCAACGCCTGGAGCCGCAGTGGATGGAGGTCCGGTCGACCCGGGCCAAGAAAGGAAAGTACGCCCCAGCGCAAAGGTCAGCGTCGCTCACCCGAGAAGGGGAGGCGACGCAGTGA